Genomic window (Rhizobium acidisoli):
GCGCACCTGGACGGTGAGATCGAGGTGGCCGAGCGTGCCGGAGGCAAATTCCACGTCGACGAACCAGCACCAGATGCCGGCCCGCTCGGAGAGGCGCGCGGTGACGGAAAGGATGTCGCCGGCGAAATAACGGGCCGTGTCGATCAGGTGGCAACCATGCGCCAGCATATAATAGCGGCGCAGGTCGGCTTTCGGATTGCCGGAGGGTTTACGCGCATTGGCGCTGGCAACGATCAGGGGCTGGACCGCATCGGTCATCGGATAACGGTGCGTGCTGTCGCAATACCACGCTTTCAGGGCAACCATCTCACCCATCTCGTCACGGATGAAGGATTTGGCCGCCTGGAGCCCTGCGTCGAAACGCTTCATATGCCCGACCTGAAACACCTTTCCCGACCTGTCGACTTCAGCCTTCAGTTCCAGGCATTCCTCGACGGTGACACCGACGGGTTTTTCGCACAGCACATGCTTGCCCGCCTGAAGGGCGCGAATGGAGGCCGGGACGTGAAAGGCATCGGCGGTCGCGATGATCACCGCATCGAGGTCGGGATCGGCGAGCATCTTGTCGTAGTCGTCGTAGGTTTTACCAGCTCCATGGGTGATTGCCATCCGTTCGCGCAGATCCGCGGCGACGTCGCAGATCGCATAGAGATCGGCATTGGCGGCCTTCGTGCAGCTCTCGAAGTGCGCGGCCTGGGCAATCTGGCCCGCTCCCAGTACGCCGATGCGGAGGCGTCGTTGCTGTTTTGCTGGCATCGATAAGCTCTCTAGGTCGAATGTTGAAGATAAACGCCGGTTTCGGCGCCGAAAGGAATGGCCCTTAGTCGAACTGCCATCAGCGCCTCCCGGATCTGCCTCGTCAGTTCAAAGCCATATGCGTTTGAGGATGGAAAAAGTGCAGTTTCGCCGGGTCGATTGCCAGATTGATCGATTGGCCCGTCTCGACCGTGCTGACAGCCTCGAAGCGGGCGACGGCGTTGGCGGCACCGCTCAAATCTTCGACGGCATCGGGGTCGCCCGAGTCGATCCGGACCGCGTCGATCTTCAAGTGCACGATCAACTCGGAGCCGAGCTCCTCGATCGACTTCACGACAACCGGGATCGTCGGATAGGAGGCTCCGGACGGCAACCGGCTGTCATAGAGGTCTTCGGGCCTGACCCCAAAGATCAGCGCCTTTCCCTCGAAGGCGGAAAGGCCGGGAGCCCGCTCGAAGGCGCTGTCGGACAAGGGGATCGAGAAGCCCGGCAGATGGATCCGCATGCCCTCCAGCCGCCCTTCGAAGAGGTTCATCGACGGCGAGCCGATGAAGCCTGCGACAAACGCATTGACCGGGCGGTGATAGAGGGCCTTGGGCGTGTCCACCTGCTGGAGCACGCCGCCCTTCAGCACCGCGACGCGATCACCCATCGTCAGGGCTTCGGTCTGATCATGCGTCACGTAAATCGTCGTCACGCCCAGCTGCCGCTGCAGGCTTGCGATCTCGGCGCGCATCTGCACACGCAGCTTGGCATCGAGGTTGGAAAGCGGTTCGTCCATCAGGAATGCCGCGGGCTCGCGGACCATGGCGCGACCCATCGCAACACGCTGGCGCTGGCCGCCGGAAAGCTGGGCCGGCTTGTTGCCGAGCAGGCTTTCCAGCTGCAGGATCTTGGCAATCTCGTGAACGCGCTTGGTTCGCTCGGCCTTGGTCTTTCCGGCCAGCTTCATCGAAAAGGCAATGTTGTCGAACACCGTCATGTGCGGATAAAGCGCATAACTCTGGAAGACCATGGCAATGTCCCGGTCCTTCGGCGCAAGATCGACGACGTCCTGACCGCCGATACTCAAGGTTCCACTGCTGATTTCCTCAAGCCCGGCGATCATGCGGAGCGCGGTCGATTTTCCGCATCCGGACGGGCCGACCAGGATCAGAAACTCGCCATCATGGATCGTCAGGCTCAGATCCTTGATCGCATGGTAGCTGTTTCCATAGGTCTTGCAGATTTTGTCCAGTACAACCACAGCCACGTCTCATCCTCCCGTGTCAGTCCGCTCACGTCTTCGACCGGCGCTCTTCCCGCCACCTCCGATCCTTTCGACAAGAAAGCTCAGGCCTGAGCTTCAATGTCAACAAAAGAATCGAGCGCATTCCACGTCAGCGTTGTCGACACCTCACCGTATCCATTTGAAATATTTCACATTTAATCCGAAAAATAAGATTAATCTGCGCGCTAATATTTTTTTACGCGCGTAATTTTTATAACCGGCGCGAAAGCTTTTGAAGGATCTTTAAACCCTGCGATCAAGGTGTTGTTCTGCTCGGGCGGCAAGCCAGGTCGACACCGACTAACGGCACACTAATCGTGACATCCAGGAATCGGGCGCGGCGCCGGCGCATTTTCCCCTGCCATCCATGCCAGACAGGTCCGGTTGTCCGGAAGGCCCCGGCGCCCTCCGCGTGCGGTCACGGAAATGGCAGCAGCCACCGTGGCATAGGCTACGCAATCAAGCGGGGTTTTGCCCTCGGCAAGGGCAAGAGCGTAGGCCCCATGAAAACAGTCGCCGGCGCCGGTCGTGTCGACCGCCTGAACCTGATAGGCCGGCAAAAGCCACCGGGTGGGATCGCCTTTCTGGCGAAGGCAGGTCCCTCGTTCGCCATCTGTCAGCACGACAGCGGACCGATCCGTTGACCAGAGCTTCTCCAGGATGGTCCTTGGATCATCTTCACCGGTGTACTCTCTGGCGAAAGCGAGCGGCAGCACCAGATGGTCGGCGAAGGCGAGGAGCCGGTCCGTCGCGGCACCGACCGTCCATTCGATATCGGCTATCACGGCAAGCCCGAGTGAACGCGCCCGCGCCACGACGCTTTCCGAATGCGTGGCATATCCATCGATCAGCAGGACCGGGGCCTGCATCAAAACGTCATCGGGGAGCGCCTCGGATGTGCCGTGCAGCACATCGTCGT
Coding sequences:
- a CDS encoding Gfo/Idh/MocA family protein, with product MPAKQQRRLRIGVLGAGQIAQAAHFESCTKAANADLYAICDVAADLRERMAITHGAGKTYDDYDKMLADPDLDAVIIATADAFHVPASIRALQAGKHVLCEKPVGVTVEECLELKAEVDRSGKVFQVGHMKRFDAGLQAAKSFIRDEMGEMVALKAWYCDSTHRYPMTDAVQPLIVASANARKPSGNPKADLRRYYMLAHGCHLIDTARYFAGDILSVTARLSERAGIWCWFVDVEFASGTLGHLDLTVQVRMDWHEGFQIYGKNGSILGKTYNPWYYKTSEVDIFREADGATHRVLGADGHFYRRQVEGFARTILDGAVMEGADTDDGLASVRAMVAVARSAESGKPVALADVTGGV
- a CDS encoding ABC transporter ATP-binding protein; its protein translation is MAVVVLDKICKTYGNSYHAIKDLSLTIHDGEFLILVGPSGCGKSTALRMIAGLEEISSGTLSIGGQDVVDLAPKDRDIAMVFQSYALYPHMTVFDNIAFSMKLAGKTKAERTKRVHEIAKILQLESLLGNKPAQLSGGQRQRVAMGRAMVREPAAFLMDEPLSNLDAKLRVQMRAEIASLQRQLGVTTIYVTHDQTEALTMGDRVAVLKGGVLQQVDTPKALYHRPVNAFVAGFIGSPSMNLFEGRLEGMRIHLPGFSIPLSDSAFERAPGLSAFEGKALIFGVRPEDLYDSRLPSGASYPTIPVVVKSIEELGSELIVHLKIDAVRIDSGDPDAVEDLSGAANAVARFEAVSTVETGQSINLAIDPAKLHFFHPQTHMALN
- a CDS encoding PfkB family carbohydrate kinase; the encoded protein is MLRPLQVLGFGALAIDDIIYVDRGLSAGKGKVTKRATDHGGNVATALVAVARLGGRAGFIGWLGDEPATDPAGAELEREGVDISLAPRHAAAAPIRSVITVAPDGDRFIAYDDDVLHGTSEALPDDVLMQAPVLLIDGYATHSESVVARARSLGLAVIADIEWTVGAATDRLLAFADHLVLPLAFAREYTGEDDPRTILEKLWSTDRSAVVLTDGERGTCLRQKGDPTRWLLPAYQVQAVDTTGAGDCFHGAYALALAEGKTPLDCVAYATVAAAISVTARGGRRGLPDNRTCLAWMAGENAPAPRPIPGCHD